A single Argentina anserina chromosome 7, drPotAnse1.1, whole genome shotgun sequence DNA region contains:
- the LOC126802229 gene encoding protein LATERAL ROOT PRIMORDIUM 1 isoform X1, which translates to MLGLRDILLIAPNPSSMHQQTQPISSDHPTLPLPSSASLGVGLGIFPLLTATPCGPNAPAGEGNPDNSRFWSLRTYPDMNPSKQDMLSFGNHHAESQQVVESDDGNVNGDGGSGGGEESGLKPCKDCGNRAKKGCEYIRCRTCCRGRGYECSTHVRSTWVPAAKRRERQMGVTGGASSGGEGSSGSSSAAKRPRVMMPSKNASANLRQSLPDQVRAPAVFKCHRVTAISNGDAEIAYQATVKISGHVFKGLLYDRGIDKKNEYPCISHLHLGSGSNQRNVDSSSPPVHPSNVRMASTS; encoded by the exons ATGTTGGGTCTGAGAGATATACTCCTGATTGCTCCGAACCCTTCTTCTATGCACCAACAAACACAACCCATTTCCTCTGATCACCCAActctccctcttccttcctcagCATCTCTTGGGGTCGGCCTCGGCATCTTCCCTCTCCTCACCGCCACCCCATGCGGCCCAAATGCTCCGGCCGGCGAGGGCAATCCCGACAATTCACGTTTCTGGAGTCTGAGGACGTACCCTGACATGAACCCTTCCAAGCAAGACATGCTCAGTTTTGGGAACCATCACGCTGAAAGTCAACAGGTGGTGGAGTCCGACGACGGAAATGTCAACGGAGACGGCGGAAGTGGCGGCGGTGAGGAGAGTGGGTTGAAGCCTTGCAAGGACTGTGGGAACAGAGCAAAGAAAGGTTGTGAGTACATAAGGTGCAGGACTTGTTGCAGAGGCAGGGGATATGAGTGCTCCACTCACGTGAGGAGCACGTGGGTTCCGGCAGCCAAGCGGCGCGAGAGGCAGATGGGGGTGACTGGTGGTGCTTCCAGTGGCGGTGAAG GTTCTTCTGGTTCTTCTTCAGCTGCCAAAAGACCGAGAGTTATGATGCCATCAAAGAATGCAA GTGCAAATCTCAGGCAGTCATTACCCGATCAAGTTCGGGCACCAGCTGTTTTTAAGTGCCATAGAGTCACTGCCATTAGCAATGGTGATGCCGAGATTGCTTACCAGGCTACTGTGAAAATCAGTGGTCACGTGTTCAAGGGGTTGCTCTATGATCGTGGGATTGATAAGAAGAATGAATACCCATGTATTTCACATTTGCATTTGGGAAGTGGTAGTAACCAAAGGAATGTAGACTCTTCTTCTCCACCTGTGCATCCATCCAATGTCCGTATGGCATCCACCAGCTGA
- the LOC126802229 gene encoding protein LATERAL ROOT PRIMORDIUM 1 isoform X2: MLGLRDILLIAPNPSSMHQQTQPISSDHPTLPLPSSASLGVGLGIFPLLTATPCGPNAPAGEGNPDNSRFWSLRTYPDMNPSKQDMLSFGNHHAESQQVVESDDGNVNGDGGSGGGEESGLKPCKDCGNRAKKGCEYIRCRTCCRGRGYECSTHVRSTWVPAAKRRERQMGVTGGASSGGEGANLRQSLPDQVRAPAVFKCHRVTAISNGDAEIAYQATVKISGHVFKGLLYDRGIDKKNEYPCISHLHLGSGSNQRNVDSSSPPVHPSNVRMASTS, translated from the exons ATGTTGGGTCTGAGAGATATACTCCTGATTGCTCCGAACCCTTCTTCTATGCACCAACAAACACAACCCATTTCCTCTGATCACCCAActctccctcttccttcctcagCATCTCTTGGGGTCGGCCTCGGCATCTTCCCTCTCCTCACCGCCACCCCATGCGGCCCAAATGCTCCGGCCGGCGAGGGCAATCCCGACAATTCACGTTTCTGGAGTCTGAGGACGTACCCTGACATGAACCCTTCCAAGCAAGACATGCTCAGTTTTGGGAACCATCACGCTGAAAGTCAACAGGTGGTGGAGTCCGACGACGGAAATGTCAACGGAGACGGCGGAAGTGGCGGCGGTGAGGAGAGTGGGTTGAAGCCTTGCAAGGACTGTGGGAACAGAGCAAAGAAAGGTTGTGAGTACATAAGGTGCAGGACTTGTTGCAGAGGCAGGGGATATGAGTGCTCCACTCACGTGAGGAGCACGTGGGTTCCGGCAGCCAAGCGGCGCGAGAGGCAGATGGGGGTGACTGGTGGTGCTTCCAGTGGCGGTGAAG GTGCAAATCTCAGGCAGTCATTACCCGATCAAGTTCGGGCACCAGCTGTTTTTAAGTGCCATAGAGTCACTGCCATTAGCAATGGTGATGCCGAGATTGCTTACCAGGCTACTGTGAAAATCAGTGGTCACGTGTTCAAGGGGTTGCTCTATGATCGTGGGATTGATAAGAAGAATGAATACCCATGTATTTCACATTTGCATTTGGGAAGTGGTAGTAACCAAAGGAATGTAGACTCTTCTTCTCCACCTGTGCATCCATCCAATGTCCGTATGGCATCCACCAGCTGA
- the LOC126802229 gene encoding protein LATERAL ROOT PRIMORDIUM 1 isoform X3 produces MLGLRDILLIAPNPSSMHQQTQPISSDHPTLPLPSSASLGVGLGIFPLLTATPCGPNAPAGEGNPDNSRFWSLRTYPDMNPSKQDMLSFGNHHAESQQVVESDDGNVNGDGGSGGGEESGLKPCKDCGNRAKKGCEYIRCRTCCRGRGYECSTHVRSTWVPAAKRRERQMGVTGGASSGGEGSSGSSSAAKRPRVMMPSKNVQISGSHYPIKFGHQLFLSAIESLPLAMVMPRLLTRLL; encoded by the exons ATGTTGGGTCTGAGAGATATACTCCTGATTGCTCCGAACCCTTCTTCTATGCACCAACAAACACAACCCATTTCCTCTGATCACCCAActctccctcttccttcctcagCATCTCTTGGGGTCGGCCTCGGCATCTTCCCTCTCCTCACCGCCACCCCATGCGGCCCAAATGCTCCGGCCGGCGAGGGCAATCCCGACAATTCACGTTTCTGGAGTCTGAGGACGTACCCTGACATGAACCCTTCCAAGCAAGACATGCTCAGTTTTGGGAACCATCACGCTGAAAGTCAACAGGTGGTGGAGTCCGACGACGGAAATGTCAACGGAGACGGCGGAAGTGGCGGCGGTGAGGAGAGTGGGTTGAAGCCTTGCAAGGACTGTGGGAACAGAGCAAAGAAAGGTTGTGAGTACATAAGGTGCAGGACTTGTTGCAGAGGCAGGGGATATGAGTGCTCCACTCACGTGAGGAGCACGTGGGTTCCGGCAGCCAAGCGGCGCGAGAGGCAGATGGGGGTGACTGGTGGTGCTTCCAGTGGCGGTGAAG GTTCTTCTGGTTCTTCTTCAGCTGCCAAAAGACCGAGAGTTATGATGCCATCAAAGAAT GTGCAAATCTCAGGCAGTCATTACCCGATCAAGTTCGGGCACCAGCTGTTTTTAAGTGCCATAGAGTCACTGCCATTAGCAATGGTGATGCCGAGATTGCTTACCAGGCTACTGTGA